The following proteins are co-located in the Bordetella bronchialis genome:
- a CDS encoding glutamine--tRNA ligase/YqeY domain fusion protein has product MTNAPPPPAAPNFLRHIIEADLKADRFKDKHWAGVPGPAAVQAQGGLDPARIRTRFPPEPNGYLHIGHAKSICVNFGLARDYGGTCHLRFDDTNPEKEDQEYVDAIIDAVRWLGFDWKGADGREQLYFASDYFDTMYAFAQALIRAGYAYVDQQSPEEIRANRGTLTEAGKNSPWRDRPAQESLDLLAEMRDGKHPDGSMVLRARIDMASPNINLRDPVIYRVRHATHHRTGDKWCIYPMYTWAHPIEDALEGITHSICTLEFEDQRPFYDWTLDRLAELGLLARPLPHQYEFARLNLTYVVTSKRKLLQLVRDGHVDGWDDPRMPTLFGMRRRGYPASAIRLFCDRTSISKSDSRIDYSLLEAAVRDELDPVAPRSVAVLQPLKLVITNYPEDRVEMCTAPRNPHDPAQGQREFPFSRTLWIEQDDFREDPPKKYFRLFPGNTVRLKYGYVVRCTGFVKDEQGKVVEVHAEYLPETRSGTPGADSVKVKGNITWVSAAHAVGATIQLYDRLFADPHPDAGDKDFIAALNPDSRKTVQAWLEPGTELVPGVTWQFERLGYFTLDSVTSTPEKPILNRVVTLKDAWT; this is encoded by the coding sequence ATGACCAACGCTCCCCCGCCCCCCGCCGCTCCGAACTTCCTGCGGCACATCATCGAAGCCGATCTCAAGGCCGATCGCTTCAAGGACAAGCATTGGGCCGGCGTTCCCGGTCCGGCGGCGGTGCAGGCCCAGGGTGGCCTGGATCCGGCGCGCATCCGCACGCGCTTCCCGCCCGAGCCCAACGGCTACCTGCATATCGGCCACGCCAAGAGTATTTGCGTGAACTTCGGGCTGGCGCGCGACTACGGCGGCACCTGTCACCTGCGCTTCGACGACACCAATCCCGAAAAGGAAGACCAGGAATATGTCGATGCCATCATCGACGCGGTCCGCTGGCTGGGCTTCGACTGGAAAGGCGCGGACGGCCGCGAACAGCTGTATTTCGCCAGCGACTACTTCGACACCATGTACGCGTTCGCGCAGGCCCTCATTCGCGCCGGCTACGCCTACGTCGACCAGCAGTCGCCGGAAGAAATCCGCGCCAACCGCGGCACGCTGACCGAAGCGGGCAAGAACTCGCCATGGCGCGACCGGCCGGCCCAGGAATCCCTGGACCTGCTGGCGGAAATGCGCGACGGCAAGCACCCGGACGGCAGCATGGTGCTGCGCGCGCGCATCGACATGGCCTCGCCCAACATCAACCTGCGCGACCCGGTCATCTATCGCGTGCGCCATGCCACGCACCACCGCACGGGCGACAAGTGGTGCATCTATCCGATGTACACCTGGGCGCATCCCATCGAGGACGCGCTGGAAGGCATCACGCACAGCATCTGCACCCTGGAATTCGAAGACCAGCGTCCCTTCTACGACTGGACGCTGGACCGGCTGGCCGAGCTGGGCCTGCTGGCCCGGCCGCTGCCGCACCAATACGAGTTCGCCCGCCTGAACCTGACCTACGTGGTCACCAGCAAGCGCAAGCTGCTGCAGCTGGTGCGCGACGGCCACGTCGATGGCTGGGACGATCCCCGCATGCCTACCCTGTTCGGCATGCGGCGCCGCGGCTATCCTGCGTCCGCCATCCGGCTGTTCTGCGACCGCACCAGCATTTCCAAGTCCGACTCGCGCATCGACTACAGCCTGCTGGAAGCCGCGGTACGCGACGAACTCGATCCCGTCGCGCCGCGTTCGGTGGCCGTGCTGCAGCCCCTGAAGCTGGTCATCACCAATTACCCGGAAGACCGCGTCGAGATGTGCACCGCGCCGCGCAATCCGCACGACCCGGCGCAGGGCCAGCGCGAGTTTCCCTTCTCGCGCACCCTATGGATAGAGCAGGACGACTTCCGCGAAGACCCGCCCAAGAAGTATTTCCGCCTGTTCCCCGGCAACACCGTACGGCTGAAGTACGGCTACGTCGTGCGTTGCACCGGCTTCGTGAAGGACGAGCAGGGCAAGGTCGTGGAAGTCCACGCGGAATACCTGCCGGAAACGCGCAGCGGCACCCCCGGCGCGGACAGCGTGAAGGTCAAGGGCAACATCACCTGGGTCAGCGCGGCCCATGCGGTCGGCGCCACCATACAGCTGTACGACCGCCTGTTCGCCGATCCGCATCCCGATGCCGGCGATAAGGACTTCATCGCCGCGCTGAACCCGGACTCCCGCAAGACGGTGCAGGCCTGGCTGGAGCCGGGTACCGAGCTGGTCCCGGGCGTCACGTGGCAATTCGAACGGTTGGGGTATTTCACCCTGGACAGCGTCACCTCGACGCCGGAAAAACCCATCCTGAACCGCGTCGTCACGCTCAAGGACGCCTGGACCTGA
- a CDS encoding cytochrome ubiquinol oxidase subunit I — protein sequence MSIPPLFLGRLQFIACLAFVALFMALALALSWLLLYFKLRARASGNAGWTAAYRFWVRIFALAFVLALASGVPVLLQLGTVWSGLMDKIGNVAGPLLGFAVLSVFALKSCFLGVMLFGQRRVSEAVHTLSVLMVALGHLATAFWVLALVSWTQTPDGAVAIDGRFQIYDWAKVVFNPSLGWTIGATVLGALLTAAFLIMGITAWQGLRRPLDDGERLGFRAALGLACIAVVLLAPVGAGMGKLIAHYQPAKAAAALAYWHEGAAPDLVVLGWPDAETETNRAAWTLSGAAARWLGRNVNGHFLALENYANMQPPVLLTFWSARIVAILALAMACVAWATLFRLRKSGFDPSHLSRRWLRALALMTFSGAALVVFGWVFTMVGMQPYAVNGAVTQTEILGTASPRSLFYGTLGYAALYGVLFAAFVRMLFHAARYGVVPVRKMAGAAP from the coding sequence ATGAGCATCCCCCCTTTATTCCTGGGACGTCTGCAATTCATTGCCTGCCTGGCGTTCGTCGCGCTTTTCATGGCGCTGGCGCTGGCCCTGTCCTGGCTGTTGCTGTATTTCAAGCTGCGCGCCCGCGCCAGCGGCAACGCCGGCTGGACCGCGGCCTATCGCTTCTGGGTGCGGATCTTCGCCCTGGCCTTCGTGCTGGCGCTGGCTTCGGGCGTGCCGGTGCTGTTGCAGCTGGGCACCGTGTGGTCCGGGCTGATGGACAAGATCGGCAATGTCGCGGGGCCGCTGCTGGGGTTCGCGGTGCTGTCGGTGTTCGCCCTGAAGTCGTGCTTCCTGGGCGTCATGCTTTTCGGGCAACGCCGCGTGTCGGAGGCCGTGCACACCCTGTCGGTGCTGATGGTGGCGCTGGGCCATCTGGCCACCGCGTTCTGGGTGCTGGCGCTGGTGTCGTGGACGCAGACGCCGGACGGTGCGGTCGCCATCGACGGCCGCTTCCAGATCTACGATTGGGCCAAGGTGGTTTTCAATCCCTCGCTGGGGTGGACGATAGGGGCCACGGTGCTGGGAGCCCTGTTGACCGCGGCCTTCCTGATCATGGGCATTACCGCCTGGCAGGGCCTGCGCCGTCCCCTGGACGACGGCGAACGCCTGGGATTCCGCGCCGCGCTGGGCCTGGCGTGCATCGCCGTGGTGCTGCTGGCGCCGGTCGGCGCCGGCATGGGCAAGCTCATCGCCCATTACCAGCCCGCCAAGGCCGCGGCCGCGCTGGCCTATTGGCACGAAGGCGCCGCGCCCGACCTGGTCGTGCTGGGGTGGCCGGATGCGGAGACCGAAACCAACCGCGCGGCATGGACGCTGTCCGGCGCGGCGGCCCGCTGGCTGGGCCGTAATGTCAACGGCCATTTCCTGGCGCTCGAAAACTACGCCAATATGCAGCCCCCGGTGCTACTGACGTTCTGGTCGGCACGCATCGTGGCGATCCTGGCGCTGGCGATGGCCTGCGTCGCATGGGCGACCCTGTTCAGGCTGCGCAAGAGCGGCTTCGATCCCTCGCACCTGTCGCGCCGATGGCTGCGCGCGCTGGCGCTGATGACGTTTTCCGGCGCGGCGCTGGTGGTGTTCGGCTGGGTGTTCACCATGGTCGGCATGCAGCCCTATGCCGTCAATGGCGCCGTCACCCAGACGGAAATCCTGGGCACGGCCTCGCCGCGCTCGCTGTTCTACGGCACGCTGGGCTACGCGGCGCTGTACGGCGTGCTGTTCGCGGCTTTCGTGCGCATGCTGTTTCATGCCGCGCGCTATGGCGTCGTGCCGGTACGCAAGATGGCGGGGGCTGCGCCATGA
- a CDS encoding cytochrome d ubiquinol oxidase subunit II: MIATLAASLGLSPDDPSFWMPLVFMGMLFVLVVAGTVLDGFDLGVGILLQLAPAEERGRMMTLLSPWRDANEFWLLLGVGLFAAAFPFAWGTVLGQLYAPLTLMVLGVVLRSVSYEFRLRARTESKPRWVTAFWIGSLMTAFGQGMALGRIATGYQNTAGYHGFSLFVGLCAVAAYVLLGATWLTMRVDGDLQRRAVHWARHAIRWTAAGMVAIAVTLGLANAGIFYKWSNLSHLGPAVAVWLAMLLGFVGTEMVLTRLPRHAERFSWVPFVTCVGLFLLMLGGLAYSLFPFLILDDMTVWDGAASLGSMRLVLSGAIVAIPLILVFNILAYRSVFGKARRGRPVPDGLPGSR, translated from the coding sequence ATGATCGCCACGCTCGCCGCTTCGCTGGGCCTGAGTCCCGACGATCCCTCTTTCTGGATGCCGCTGGTGTTCATGGGTATGCTGTTCGTGCTGGTGGTGGCGGGCACCGTGCTGGACGGCTTCGACCTGGGCGTGGGCATCCTGCTGCAGCTGGCGCCCGCGGAAGAGCGCGGCCGCATGATGACGCTGCTCAGTCCCTGGCGCGACGCCAACGAGTTCTGGCTGTTGCTGGGAGTGGGGCTGTTCGCCGCGGCCTTTCCTTTTGCCTGGGGGACCGTGCTGGGGCAGCTCTACGCGCCATTGACGCTGATGGTCCTGGGCGTGGTGCTGCGCAGCGTGTCGTACGAGTTCCGCTTGCGCGCCCGCACCGAATCCAAGCCGCGCTGGGTCACCGCATTCTGGATAGGCTCGCTGATGACGGCCTTCGGCCAGGGCATGGCGCTGGGCCGCATCGCCACCGGCTACCAGAATACGGCCGGCTATCACGGATTTTCCCTGTTCGTCGGCCTGTGCGCCGTGGCGGCCTACGTCCTGCTGGGCGCGACCTGGCTGACAATGCGGGTCGATGGCGACCTGCAGCGGCGCGCGGTGCATTGGGCCCGCCATGCGATCCGCTGGACGGCGGCCGGCATGGTGGCGATCGCCGTCACCCTGGGGCTGGCCAACGCCGGGATCTTCTACAAATGGAGCAACCTGTCGCACCTGGGCCCGGCCGTCGCGGTGTGGCTGGCCATGCTGCTGGGTTTCGTCGGTACCGAGATGGTGCTGACCCGGCTGCCGCGCCACGCCGAGCGCTTCAGCTGGGTGCCTTTCGTGACCTGCGTCGGTCTGTTCCTGCTGATGCTGGGCGGCCTGGCGTACAGCCTGTTTCCCTTCCTGATCCTGGACGACATGACCGTGTGGGATGGCGCGGCCTCGCTGGGGTCGATGCGCCTGGTGCTGTCCGGCGCCATCGTCGCCATCCCGCTGATCCTGGTCTTCAACATCCTGGCCTACCGGTCGGTGTTCGGCAAGGCCAGGCGCGGCCGCCCGGTGCCGGACGGATTGCCGGGGTCCCGCTGA
- a CDS encoding ATP-binding protein translates to MKFSPRSLLPHSLRTRLILLVLGCMLVAQAGTLAVGSHYRHRFVDDVVMDYIVTTIRTLRAAVSEVPAEDRAGFVRDASGGQWHLWARTLPAEAQLARFHGGGLPPPPPRDGPSTGERDARLAEMREYRRTRPDGPDDIRRDLRGLVRQLNERLNDGTRVALSRGPRPEVFISLAPNPTSEDTPQLREWLVIPLDRLDPPLATPMIITWLAVFGVVLILAGGFSWHITRPITRLAEAADKLAAGQPQRVEPSGPHETRVLGERFNAMLDALQESESVRRTLLAGLPHDLKAPLSRMWLRIEMSDDAALTEGLRKDLRDMQYMVDQFIGFVRGTDPAGYRYAPVPLGEWLAERVQGWQGAGSPVTLRIDSDQPMTVQGDAVALARLLDNLVANALHHGAPPIEVSLAEQDGKAVLSVSDHGAGIPADRRAEALRPFARLDDARTRTGNVGLGLALADAIARAHGGSLTLGTAPGGGLCVEITLPLQA, encoded by the coding sequence ATGAAGTTCTCGCCCAGGTCCCTGCTGCCGCATTCGCTGCGTACCCGCCTGATCCTGCTGGTCCTGGGCTGCATGCTGGTGGCCCAGGCCGGCACGCTGGCCGTGGGCTCGCACTACCGCCATCGCTTCGTCGACGACGTGGTCATGGACTACATCGTCACCACGATACGCACGCTGCGCGCGGCGGTGTCGGAAGTCCCGGCCGAAGACCGCGCCGGTTTCGTGCGCGATGCCTCCGGCGGCCAATGGCATTTGTGGGCGCGCACCTTGCCCGCCGAGGCCCAGCTGGCGCGTTTCCATGGCGGCGGACTGCCGCCGCCGCCCCCGCGCGACGGTCCGTCCACCGGCGAACGCGATGCCAGGCTGGCGGAAATGCGGGAATACCGCCGCACCCGCCCGGATGGCCCCGACGATATCCGCCGCGACCTGCGCGGCCTGGTGCGCCAGTTGAACGAGCGGCTGAACGACGGCACCCGGGTCGCCCTCTCGCGCGGGCCCCGCCCCGAGGTTTTCATCTCGCTGGCCCCCAACCCCACCAGCGAGGACACGCCGCAATTGCGGGAGTGGCTGGTGATCCCGCTGGACCGCCTGGATCCGCCGCTGGCCACGCCCATGATCATTACCTGGCTGGCCGTGTTCGGCGTGGTGCTGATACTGGCCGGCGGCTTTTCGTGGCACATCACGCGGCCCATCACCCGGCTGGCCGAGGCCGCGGACAAACTGGCCGCCGGGCAGCCGCAGCGCGTGGAGCCCTCCGGCCCGCACGAAACGCGGGTGCTGGGCGAGCGCTTCAACGCGATGCTGGATGCCCTGCAGGAATCCGAATCCGTGCGGCGCACCCTGCTGGCCGGCCTGCCGCACGACTTGAAGGCGCCGCTGTCGCGCATGTGGCTGCGCATCGAAATGTCGGACGACGCGGCCCTGACGGAAGGGCTGCGCAAGGACCTGCGCGACATGCAATATATGGTGGACCAGTTCATCGGCTTCGTGCGCGGCACGGATCCGGCAGGCTACCGCTATGCGCCCGTGCCGCTGGGCGAATGGCTGGCCGAACGGGTGCAGGGTTGGCAGGGCGCGGGCTCGCCGGTGACCTTGCGCATCGACAGCGATCAACCCATGACCGTGCAAGGCGACGCGGTCGCGCTGGCGCGCCTGCTCGACAACCTGGTGGCCAATGCGCTGCACCACGGCGCGCCGCCGATCGAGGTATCGCTGGCCGAACAGGACGGCAAGGCCGTGCTGTCGGTCTCGGATCATGGCGCCGGCATCCCCGCCGACCGGCGGGCCGAGGCGCTGCGCCCCTTCGCCCGGCTGGACGATGCGCGTACCCGCACCGGCAATGTGGGCCTGGGACTGGCCCTGGCCGACGCCATCGCCCGCGCCCATGGCGGAAGCCTGACGCTGGGCACGGCGCCGGGGGGCGGCTTGTGCGTGGAAATCACCCTGCCGCTGCAGGCCTGA
- a CDS encoding response regulator, with amino-acid sequence METPHTKLLVVDDDPALRQLLADYLNRHGYDTLLAPDAADLPARIARYAPDLLVLDRMLPGGDGADACRRLREQGEDIPVILLTARDEAVDRIIGLEAGADDYLGKPFDPRELLARIEAVLRRKKGPSALTRDAPVNFGPFVFEPATRQLLRDGVAVKLTGGEINLLEALVRNAGKPLSRERLLALARDDDAGERNDRAIDIAILRLRRAIEDDPKQPRWIQTVWGIGYRFSP; translated from the coding sequence CTGCGGCAATTGCTGGCCGACTACCTCAACCGCCATGGCTACGACACGCTGCTGGCGCCCGACGCGGCCGACCTGCCGGCCCGCATCGCCCGCTACGCGCCCGACCTCCTGGTGCTGGACCGCATGCTGCCGGGCGGCGACGGCGCCGACGCCTGCCGCCGCCTGCGCGAACAGGGCGAGGACATCCCCGTCATCCTGCTGACGGCGCGCGACGAAGCCGTGGACCGCATCATCGGCCTGGAAGCGGGCGCCGACGACTACCTGGGCAAGCCTTTCGACCCGCGCGAACTGCTGGCCCGCATCGAGGCCGTCCTGCGCCGCAAGAAAGGGCCGTCGGCCCTGACGCGCGATGCGCCGGTCAACTTCGGTCCTTTCGTCTTCGAACCCGCCACCCGCCAGCTGCTGCGCGATGGCGTGGCCGTCAAGCTGACCGGTGGCGAAATCAACCTGCTGGAAGCGCTGGTGCGCAACGCCGGCAAACCGCTGTCGCGCGAACGCCTGCTGGCGCTGGCCCGCGACGACGATGCCGGCGAGCGCAACGACCGCGCCATCGACATCGCCATCCTGCGCCTGCGCCGGGCCATCGAGGACGACCCCAAGCAGCCGCGCTGGATCCAGACCGTATGGGGCATCGGCTATCGCTTCTCGCCGTGA